A genomic window from Populus nigra chromosome 7, ddPopNigr1.1, whole genome shotgun sequence includes:
- the LOC133699440 gene encoding uncharacterized protein LOC133699440 yields MGNCASPQYKEKVAGGGLNWTSPAKIVHIDGRLQEFREPIKASNVLSLNPNSFLCSSESMYIDRRLPQVPDDEELQVGQLYFLMPLSKSKTPLSLQELCALASKANASLAQSDMGLTQKKNYRIWIDVALKFWPVINGAVRFRFA; encoded by the coding sequence ATGGGCAATTGCGCATCGCCTCAGTACAAGGAAAAGGTTGCCGGTGGTGGTCTAAACTGGACATCTCCGGCCAAAATAGTTCACATAGATGGAAGGCTACAGGAATTCAGAGAGCCAATCAAAGCCAGCAACGTACTCTCCCTGAACCCCAACAGCTTCCTCTGCAGTTCAGAATCCATGTACATTGATCGTCGGCTGCCCCAAGTGCCAGATGATGAGGAGCTTCAAGTGGGTCAACTTTATTTCCTCATGCCACTATCCAAGTCAAAAACCCCGTTATCCCTGCAAGAATTATGCGCCCTTGCTAGTAAAGCTAACGCATCTCTTGCTCAATCGGACATGGGGCTTactcagaaaaaaaattaccgtATTTGGATAGATGTGGCACTAAAATTCTGGCCAGTGATCAACGGTGCTGTAAGATTCCGATTCGCATAG